In the genome of Desulfofundulus luciae, one region contains:
- a CDS encoding MTH1187 family thiamine-binding protein, producing MAIVEVSVMPMGTDNPSISSYISHCYEVLKGEPDLKHQVTPMSTIIEGELDRVLDAVKKMHRTPFNDGVMRVVTSITIDERRDKEESLEDMVRAVLQ from the coding sequence ATGGCTATAGTGGAAGTAAGTGTAATGCCCATGGGCACCGATAATCCCAGTATCAGCAGTTATATCAGCCATTGCTACGAGGTGCTAAAGGGGGAGCCGGATCTCAAGCATCAGGTAACACCCATGTCTACCATTATTGAAGGGGAATTGGACCGGGTGCTGGATGCAGTGAAAAAAATGCACCGGACCCCCTTTAACGACGGCGTCATGCGGGTAGTGACGTCCATCACCATCGATGAACGCCGGGATAAAGAGGAATCCTTGGAAGACATGGTTCGAGCCGTGTTGCAGTAA
- a CDS encoding septum site-determining protein MinC — translation MPRELVSIKGTREGLVILLDPNREFEDIKLHLKRKMESSRGFFRGARFTVYGQTITGYQRTELENICRQYGLIPSPDISWPFEKKFEQEKAASPGEPARLVQCALRSGQEIRHRGSVVIAGNVHPGAQVIAGGSVIIMGNCRGTVHAGAGGNNTATITALKFQPIRLSIAGVTADPATIPQSSLFPLTARLEKGRIIFDSYRSKATLPDFLNLFPG, via the coding sequence GTGCCCAGGGAATTGGTAAGCATCAAGGGTACCCGGGAAGGCCTGGTTATCCTGCTCGATCCCAACCGGGAGTTTGAAGATATCAAATTACACTTGAAACGAAAAATGGAGTCTTCCCGGGGCTTTTTCCGGGGTGCGCGCTTCACCGTTTACGGGCAAACGATCACTGGTTATCAGCGTACCGAACTGGAAAACATTTGCCGCCAGTACGGGTTAATTCCCTCGCCGGACATATCCTGGCCCTTTGAAAAAAAGTTTGAACAAGAAAAAGCCGCTTCCCCGGGGGAACCGGCCCGGCTGGTGCAATGCGCTTTACGCTCGGGCCAGGAGATACGCCACCGGGGCAGCGTGGTAATTGCGGGCAACGTCCACCCCGGAGCCCAGGTGATTGCCGGTGGCAGTGTCATCATCATGGGCAACTGCCGGGGAACAGTCCATGCCGGAGCAGGGGGCAACAATACGGCCACCATCACGGCCCTAAAGTTCCAGCCGATCCGTCTATCCATTGCCGGGGTAACCGCAGACCCTGCCACTATCCCGCAAAGTAGCCTTTTCCCTTTAACTGCCAGACTGGAAAAGGGCAGGATCATTTTTGACTCCTACCGCAGCAAAGCTACACTGCCCGATTTTTTAAACCTTTTCCCGGGCTAA
- the galT gene encoding galactose-1-phosphate uridylyltransferase, protein MPEWRKDPLVKRWVVIATERGKRPCDFKVPQDEKKGGRCPLCPGHEGDTPPEVLAFRERNTSPDTPGWWVRVVPNKFPAVRIEAQTGVRRHGVYEVMDGLGAHEVVVEAPDHEAYLDALDERQLEEVIWAWQQRSLDLRRDSRLKYIQIFKNFGQTAGASLEHTHSQILATPMVPVDIQEEMRGFKDYAWSTGRCVLCDVLVQEVSERQRVVVETDKFISFTPFASRFPFETWIVPREHQHDFASIREEQVRDLARVLRSTLLRLRQSVGGQPFNMVLHTAPVNEPDTIHYHWHLEILPRLTIMAGFELGTGFYINPTPPELAAEILREQEVSCPPPVYAGGEREAVQYV, encoded by the coding sequence GTGCCCGAATGGAGAAAGGACCCGTTGGTGAAACGCTGGGTAGTCATTGCCACCGAAAGAGGCAAACGTCCCTGCGACTTCAAGGTACCGCAAGACGAAAAAAAGGGCGGACGATGTCCCCTGTGTCCGGGACATGAAGGAGATACTCCCCCGGAGGTCCTGGCCTTCCGGGAAAGGAACACATCGCCGGATACCCCAGGCTGGTGGGTAAGGGTGGTTCCGAACAAGTTTCCGGCAGTTCGCATCGAGGCTCAAACCGGTGTGCGCCGTCATGGGGTCTACGAGGTAATGGATGGCCTGGGTGCCCATGAGGTGGTGGTGGAGGCCCCGGATCATGAAGCCTACCTGGATGCTCTGGATGAGCGCCAGCTGGAGGAGGTTATCTGGGCTTGGCAGCAGCGCTCCCTGGATCTCCGCCGGGATAGCCGGCTTAAATACATCCAAATCTTTAAAAACTTTGGCCAGACTGCCGGAGCTTCGCTGGAGCACACCCACTCCCAGATTTTAGCCACGCCCATGGTTCCGGTGGATATACAGGAGGAAATGCGGGGCTTTAAGGATTACGCCTGGTCTACCGGTCGGTGTGTTCTTTGCGATGTACTGGTCCAGGAAGTTTCCGAGCGGCAGCGGGTGGTTGTTGAAACGGATAAATTCATCAGCTTTACCCCCTTTGCTTCCCGGTTTCCCTTTGAAACCTGGATTGTACCCCGGGAACACCAGCATGACTTTGCCAGCATCAGGGAGGAACAGGTTCGCGACCTGGCCCGGGTGTTGCGCAGCACCCTGTTGCGCTTGCGGCAAAGTGTGGGTGGCCAGCCCTTCAATATGGTTCTGCACACCGCCCCGGTAAATGAGCCGGATACGATTCATTACCACTGGCATCTGGAAATCCTACCCCGTCTAACCATAATGGCCGGCTTTGAACTGGGTACGGGTTTTTACATTAACCCCACGCCACCGGAACTGGCGGCGGAGATCCTGCGGGAACAGGAAGTCTCCTGCCCGCCTCCGGTTTATGCCGGGGGAGAAAGGGAGGCAGTACAGTATGTTTGA